In Cololabis saira isolate AMF1-May2022 chromosome 14, fColSai1.1, whole genome shotgun sequence, a single genomic region encodes these proteins:
- the LOC133459262 gene encoding heat shock protein beta-11-like, which yields MLCPSVFQPSPVAMRPFLDLHWPVRSLWPETRPLFFQMEQEMIRHMQEMRQSMEYMDKLHQRIFDEIDHPSSTGALKPITFQELGRNGSGFGLSLDTTEFSPEDLSVKQVGKKLRVSGRTEKKQDNGKGSYSYRCQEFRQEFDLPDGVDPESVTCSLVGGRLQIQAPRDKALKDDKERIVPISLTSAPAITSASPSGDPEGSSSTPSETDSERN from the coding sequence ATGTTGTGTCCCAGCGTCTTCCAGCCATCCCCGGTCGCCATGAGGCCTTTCCTGGACCTGCACTGGCCCGTCCGCAGCCTGTGGCCCGAGACCCGGCCGCTCTTCTTCCAGATGGAGCAGGAGATGATCCGCCACATGCAGGAGATGAGGCAGAGCATGGAGTACATGGATAAGCTGCATCAGAGGATCTTCGATGAGATCGACCACCCCTCCTCCACGGGAGCCTTGAAGCCCATCACCTTCCAGGAGCTGGGGAGGAACGGCAGCGGCTTCGGCCTCAGCCTGGACACCACAGAGTTCTCCCCGGAGGATCTGTCCGTCAAACAGGTGGGCAAGAAGCTGAGGGTGAGCGGCCGGACGGAGAAGAAGCAGGACAACGGGAAGGGCTCCTACTCTTACAGGTGCCAGGAGTTCAGGCAGGAGTTTGACCTGCCGGACGGTGTCGACCCTGAGAGCGTCACCTGCTCGCTGGTGGGGGGGCGGCTGCAGATCCAGGCTCCCCGGGACAAAGCTCTGAAGGACGACAAGGAGAGGATCGTCCCCATCAGCTTAACCTCAGCGCCTGCCATCACTTCTGCCTCCCCAAGTGGAGACCCTGAGGGAAGCAGCTCCACACCTTCAGAGACAGACTCTGAGAGAAACTGA
- the fam53c gene encoding protein FAM53C, with product MPESSYWQLCPPSKSGLQGGLLSSSFPPGPVPLVPPDAHLQEGGDPLDGGPSQPQQHRPLAPSTSASELSLPGAAAGGPPGPGLPPPPPPPPKRHCRSLSVPEDLSRCRYTWRPSASRVWTPVSRQQCHGGAGGGVSGGGVAVGGGGIGMGAAGGGACPLRAPSSSLNSSLHSSSSPTFFSLALSPDSPLPWSFPWDPSEAAAGGGACCCFFPSPSSCSSSPSPLHPPPPPQRRFSLSPVLIRDSAASTFLPPPPAPNQATARPPGGATVAGASAGGPVPASPSSACSTPSSLRRSLPPQLPRCHSQPCDLLLLKPGLKRRRDPDRPCARPVLDFTKMTQTRSIDPQCLERAGGRLACGGGDVCMGMEHFMGDFRGSCSPAECLGRTSIGPLSESDEECREDDEEEEEEADEREAAQQAVFERDCTELDLNLIEEN from the exons ATGCCTG AGAGCAGTTACTGGCAGCTCTGCCCGCCCTCCAAGTCCGGCCTGCAGGGCGGGTTACTGAGCTCTAGTTTCCCTCCCGGCCCCGTGCCACTGGTGCCCCCAGATGCTCACCTGCAGGAGGGGGGCGACCCCCTGGACGGGGGCCCCTCCCAGCCGCAGCAGCACCGGCCCCTGGCGCCCAGCACCTCAGCTTCAGAGCTGTCCCTCCCCGGAGCGGCGGCAGGGGGCCCTCCGGGTCCAGGactccctccccctcctcccccgccTCCCAAACGGCACTGCCGCTCGCTGTCGGTGCCCGAGGATCTGTCCCGCTGCCGCTACACGTGGCGGCCCAGCGCCTCGCGGGTCTGGACCCCCGTCAGCCGCCAGCAGTGCCATGGCGGGGCGGGGGGAGGGGTCTCAGGTGGGGGCGTGGCAGTGGGAGGGGGGGGTATAGGGATGGGAgcagcagggggcggggcctgtccTCTCCGCGCCCCTAGCTCGTCTCTGAACTCGTCGCTGCACTCGTCATCCAGCCCCACCTTCTTCAGCCTGGCGCTGTCGCCGGACTCTCCGCTGCCCTGGAGCTTCCCCTGGGACCCCAGCGAGGCAGCGGCAGGGGGGGgggcctgctgctgcttctttcCCTCCCCTTCCTCTTGCTCCTCCTCACCCTCCCCTCTGCACCCGCCCCCTCCCCCTCAGAGGCGATTCTCCCTCTCCCCCGTGCTAATCAGAGACTCAGCAGCCTCcaccttcctccctcctcctccagcgcCAAACCAAGCGACAGCGCGCCCACCAGGTGGCGCTACGGTGGCTGGAGCTTCTGCGGGCGGCCCGGTGCCCGCCTCGCCATCCTCAGCTTGCAGCACACCGTCCTCTCTCCGCCGCAGCCTCCCGCCGCAGCTACCGCGCTGCCACTCCCAGCCCTGCGACCTGCTGCTGCTAAAACCAGGCCTGAAGAGGCGCAGAGACCCCGACAGGCCGTGCGCCCGCCCCGTCCTCGATTTCACCAAGATGACCCAG ACTCGCAGCATCGACCCGCAGTGCCTGGAGCGCGCCGGCGGCCGCCTGGCCTGCGGTGGTGGGGACGTCTGCATGGGCATGGAGCACTTCATGGGCGACTTCCGGGGCTCCTGCTCGCCAGCCGAGTGCCTGGGCAGAACCAGCATCGGCCCGCTGAGCGAGAGCGACGAGGAGTGCCGCGAGGacgatgaggaagaggaggaagaggctgACGAGCGCGAGGCAGCGCAGCAGGCGGTCTTTGAGAGGGATtgtacagaactggacctgaactTGATAGAGGAAAACTGA